AAGCAACCGAAGAGGAAAACATTCTACCACCTAATGATGATGGAAAAAAGGATGAGAATGGAAAATCTGAAGAAGACAAGGATTTAGGTATCGAAAATCCTGTCACCAAAACACAAGAAACGCCAcatgataaaataaatgaacATTCTGTAATTGCAGAGTTCGAAAAATTTGACAACATAACTGCTTTAAATATTTCTGTGGATATTTCGTCTGGAGAAGCTGAACCATCTTCCACCATAGATGCCGCAAGTAAGACTCTTGAAACAGAAAGCGAGGCAAAACCAACAAGTGAAATTTTATCAGAGGAGAAAGCAGCCGTTGGATCATCTAAAGAAATAGCCAAGGAGAAACCAGAAAGTGAAGCTATCAAAGAAGTCGCAGAGGAGAGATCAGGAGTTGACATTGAAGTAGTTGAAGAAGCAGAAGAGGAGAAGCCAAAAGCTGAAAATGTGCTAGAGGTTACACCAGTAGATGCTCAAGTAGTTGAAACGACACAAGAGGAGAAACCATCAGATGATAATGTACAAGATGATAAACCAGCAGTTCAAAGtgtacaaaaagaaaaaccagTTGTTGAAGAGTTGCTAAAGGAGAGGCCATGGGTTGAAAATTTACAAGAACAGAGCCCAATCATTGAAGTTGTACAAGAGGAGAAACCAATAGTCGAAGAGGAAAATCTAGCAGTTGAGAACAGAAAAGAGCAGAAACCAGCTGTTGAAGATTTCGAGGAGAAGAAGCTAGCAATCGAAGGCATTCAAGAGAAGAAACCAATAATCAAAGATGTGCAAGAGGAGAAACCAGCAGTTGAAGATGTGGCAGAGGAGAAGCCAAAAACTGAAGATGTACAAGAGGAGAAGCCAACAATTGAAAATGTACTAGAGGAGAAGCCAACAATTGAAAA
Above is a genomic segment from Mangifera indica cultivar Alphonso chromosome 3, CATAS_Mindica_2.1, whole genome shotgun sequence containing:
- the LOC123209909 gene encoding serum response factor-binding protein 1-like, translated to MATTALDAHTVASVSVSESEADHHQPEEKKVNEEIQATEEENILPPNDDGKKDENGKSEEDKDLGIENPVTKTQETPHDKINEHSVIAEFEKFDNITALNISVDISSGEAEPSSTIDAASKTLETESEAKPTSEILSEEKAAVGSSKEIAKEKPESEAIKEVAEERSGVDIEVVEEAEEEKPKAENVLEVTPVDAQVVETTQEEKPSDDNVQDDKPAVQSVQKEKPVVEELLKERPWVENLQEQSPIIEVVQEEKPIVEEENLAVENRKEQKPAVEDFEEKKLAIEGIQEKKPIIKDVQEEKPAVEDVAEEKPKTEDVQEEKPTIENVLEEKPTIENVLEEKTAVEDVKEEKRTIENVLEEKPAVEDVQEEKPTNENVLEEKPAVEDVQEEKPAAEDAQAEKPAVEMLQAEKIVIEDMQDEKPTVKTCKWRSQLMMYEGRSQQLKMYKRRNQ